One stretch of Bombina bombina isolate aBomBom1 chromosome 7, aBomBom1.pri, whole genome shotgun sequence DNA includes these proteins:
- the LOC128636437 gene encoding gastrula zinc finger protein XlCGF57.1-like, producing the protein MSNSNMELASFIIQEISNLLDACRVTVELTLQRTLQPAEVRPADHGAHTPTSATVSKGGDVLGPWYPLTALRDTWIDFGTVPTTAASRLDRPDIESGPHTVGSLTAQGARYGALDQAGYTAPGDNPTAWKSEAQGHLQLGIELLRCLVTFRKFQTLTSFVGSAITHADESSSEHAIQRDPKMVSIDLYVSQKAGEFTNCSNPSHGQTASASSSHFQNQRSVGHLCSNCGKRFTEISFLFEHQKIHAGEKAFSCSVCGKCFTRKSHLTTHQKIHTGEKAFSCLDCGKCFTMKSHFTTHQKIHTGQKSFLCSDCGKRFTWKSQLIAHQKIHTGEKAFSCSECGKCFTVKSDLIRHQKIHTGEKAFSCSDCGKCFTRKSAIAVHQIVHTGVKAFSCSDCGKYFTMKSSLTKHQIIHTGEKAFSCSDCGKCFTCKSHLTRHQIIHTGEKPFSCSECGKCFTLKSHLTTHQMIHTLKLDLTMHYKIQTGEKQFSCSECGKCFPWKSHLITHQIIHTGEKPFSCSDCGKCFTHKWHLIMHQKIHTGEKAFSCSDCGKCFTCKSYLTRHQIIHTGEKPFLCSECGKCFARKSNLIKHQIIHTREKAFSCSDCEKCFTQKSHLTMHQKTHTGEKAQKV; encoded by the exons ATGAGTAACAGTAACATGGAATTGGCATCCTTTATCATACAGGAAATAAGTAACCTTCTAGATGCTTGTCGAGTTACAGTGGAACTCACACTTCAGAGGACCCTCCAACCTGCCGAAGTAAGGCCCGCAGATCATGGCGCTCACACACCTACCTCTGCAACTGTCTCCAAAGGTGGTGATGTTCTGGGACCCTGGTACCCACTAACTGCTCTTAGAGATACCTGGATCGATTTTGGCACAGTACCCACGACGGCAGCAAGCCGACTGGATAGACCGGACATTGAATCCGGACCACACACAGTGGGAAGCCTCACTGCCCAGGGTGCTAGGTATGGAGCATTGGATCAGGCCGGCTACACCGCTCCAGGGGACAACCCGACGGCTTGGAAGTCGGAGGCTCAGGGACACCTGCAGTTGGGGATAGAGCTGCTCCGATGCTTGGTGACATTCCGCAAATTCCAGACACTTACCTCTTTTGTCGGATCGGCCATTACACATGCAGACGAGTCTTCATCTGAACATGCCATACAGAGGGATCCTAAAATGGTTTCAATCGACCTCTATGTTTCACAAAAAGCTG GTGAATTTACAAACTGCAGTAATCCTAGTCATGGTCAGACTGCAAGTGCTTCTTCCAGTCATTTCCAAAATCAAAGAAGTGTAGGACATTTATGTTCTAATTGTGGGAAACGTTTCACAGAGATATCATTTCTTTttgaacatcagaaaattcatgcaggagagaaagcattttcatgttctgtctgtgggaaatgttttactcgcaAATCACAtcttactacgcatcagaaaattcatacaggagaaaaagcattttcatgtcttgactgtgggaaatgttttactatgaAATCACATTTTactactcatcagaaaattcatacaggacagAAATCatttttatgttctgactgtgggaaacgtTTTACTTGGAAATCGCAACTAAtcgcacatcagaaaattcatacaggagaaaaagcattttcatgttctgaatgtgggaaatgttttactgtgaaatcagatcttattagacatcagaaaattcatacaggagaaaaagcattttcatgttctgactgtgggaaatgttttactcggaaatcagcTATTGCTGTTCATCAGATAGTTCATACAGGagtgaaagcattttcatgttcagaCTGTGGAAAATATTTTACTATGAAATCAAGTCTTACCAAGCACCAgataattcatacaggagaaaaagcattttcatgttcagactgtgggaaatgttttacttgtaAATCACATCTCACTCGGCATCAgataattcatacaggagagaaaccattttcatgttctgaatgtgggaaatgttttactctgaaatcacatcTTACTACTCATCAGATGATTCATACTCTGAAATTAGATCTAACTATGCATTACAAAATTCAAACAGGAGAGAAacaattttcatgttctgaatgtgggaaatgttttccttggaaatcacatcttattacgcatcagataattcatacaggagagaaaccattttcatgttctgactgtgggaaatgttttactcataaATGGCATCTTAtcatgcatcagaaaattcatacaggagaaaaagcattttcatgttctgactgtgggaaatgttttacttgtaAATCATATCTCACTCGGCATCAgataattcatacaggagagaaaccatttttatgttctgaatgtgggaaatgttttgctcggaAATCAAATCTTATCAAGCACCAGATAATTCATAcaagagagaaagcattttcatgttctgactgtgaaaaatgttttactcagaaatcacatcttactatgcatcagaaaactcatacaggagagaaagcccaAAAGGTGTGA